From a single Microbacterium terrisoli genomic region:
- the qcrC gene encoding cytochrome bc1 complex diheme cytochrome c subunit → MAREKKRRAAGRRSRLAAVVLIGVGLLMTGGVYAGASAAVAATTNGSQTSATALSVEDGKKLFQANCATCHGMDLQGTEAGPSLYGVGELAVEFQVSTGRMPLAMQGPQAPQKPPQFTEDQIRAMAAYVQSVSPGPTYPSEETLDGKGDVAKGAEIFRTNCAMCHNVAGAGGALTEGKFAPALNTTSPLHMYAAMVTGPQNMPVFSDLNLNLEDKRDIISYLLFLQQHESIGGFALGSLGPVAEGLFIWIFGIGTLIGVTVWITAKSN, encoded by the coding sequence ATGGCACGTGAGAAGAAGCGTCGCGCCGCTGGGCGCCGCAGTCGGCTGGCAGCCGTCGTCCTGATCGGCGTGGGTCTGCTGATGACCGGTGGCGTGTACGCCGGAGCATCGGCGGCCGTCGCCGCCACCACCAACGGCTCGCAGACGTCCGCGACGGCCTTGAGCGTCGAGGACGGCAAGAAGCTGTTCCAGGCGAACTGCGCCACCTGTCACGGCATGGACCTGCAGGGAACCGAAGCAGGCCCGTCGCTGTACGGCGTCGGAGAGCTCGCCGTCGAATTCCAGGTCTCCACGGGACGCATGCCGCTGGCCATGCAGGGGCCGCAGGCCCCGCAGAAGCCGCCGCAGTTCACCGAGGACCAGATCCGGGCGATGGCAGCCTACGTGCAGTCCGTCTCTCCGGGTCCGACGTACCCGTCCGAAGAGACGCTGGACGGCAAGGGCGACGTCGCCAAGGGCGCTGAGATCTTCCGCACCAACTGCGCGATGTGCCACAACGTGGCCGGCGCCGGCGGTGCGCTGACGGAGGGCAAGTTCGCCCCGGCGCTGAACACCACCAGCCCGCTGCACATGTACGCGGCGATGGTGACCGGTCCGCAGAACATGCCGGTGTTCAGCGATCTCAACCTGAACCTGGAGGACAAGCGCGACATCATCTCGTACCTGCTGTTCCTGCAGCAGCACGAGTCGATCGGCGGCTTCGCGCTCGGTTCGCTCGGCCCGGTCGCAGAAGGTCTGTTCATCTGGATCTTCGGCATCGGCACGCTGATCGGCGTCACGGTGTGGATCACCGCGAAGTCCAACTGA
- the ctaE gene encoding aa3-type cytochrome oxidase subunit III: MVCVTTPATFNQALRTVRRPDPVAVGTIVWLGSEVMFFAGLFAIYFTLRSTSPGLWAEMTQHLNVPYAAVNTIILVLSSVTCQMGVFAAERFQPYTTRTPKYRWGMVQWFFLTFAMGAVFVSGQVWEYAQLSTEGMPIYANAYASAFYLTTGFHALHVTGGLVAFLLVIGRAYAVKNFGRKEMTTSIVVSYYWHFVDVVWIALFLVIYFLK, translated from the coding sequence ATGGTGTGCGTGACGACCCCAGCGACTTTCAATCAGGCCTTGCGCACTGTGAGGCGACCCGACCCGGTCGCCGTCGGCACGATCGTCTGGCTCGGCAGCGAGGTGATGTTCTTCGCGGGTCTGTTCGCGATCTACTTCACGTTGCGCAGCACCTCTCCCGGACTCTGGGCAGAGATGACGCAGCACCTCAATGTGCCGTACGCGGCCGTGAACACGATCATCCTCGTGCTCTCGTCCGTGACCTGCCAGATGGGCGTGTTCGCAGCTGAGCGCTTCCAGCCCTATACGACCCGCACCCCCAAGTACCGATGGGGCATGGTCCAATGGTTCTTCCTCACCTTCGCGATGGGCGCGGTCTTCGTGTCCGGCCAGGTGTGGGAGTACGCGCAGCTGTCGACCGAAGGCATGCCGATCTACGCGAACGCCTACGCGTCCGCGTTCTACCTAACGACGGGCTTCCACGCCCTGCACGTCACCGGTGGGCTGGTCGCGTTCCTTCTGGTGATCGGGCGCGCCTACGCCGTGAAGAATTTCGGGCGAAAAGAGATGACCACCTCGATCGTGGTGTCGTACTACTGGCACTTCGTCGACGTCGTCTGGATCGCCCTGTTCCTCGTCATCTACTTCCTCAAATAA
- the erpA gene encoding iron-sulfur cluster insertion protein ErpA, whose protein sequence is MTDTALTTEQTVSEHGVLLTDAASDKVKSLLAQEGRDDLRLRVAVQPGGCSGLIYQLYFDERVLDGDRTVDFDGVEVIVDDMSVPYLDGATIDFKDTISEQGFTIDNPNAAGSCACGDSFH, encoded by the coding sequence ATGACAGACACGGCACTGACCACGGAACAGACGGTGAGCGAGCACGGTGTGCTGCTGACCGATGCCGCCTCAGACAAGGTGAAGAGCCTGCTGGCCCAGGAAGGGCGCGATGACCTGCGACTGCGTGTCGCCGTGCAGCCCGGAGGCTGCTCGGGTCTGATCTACCAGCTGTACTTCGACGAACGGGTCCTCGATGGTGACCGCACGGTCGACTTCGACGGTGTCGAAGTGATCGTCGACGACATGAGCGTCCCGTACCTCGACGGCGCGACGATCGACTTCAAGGACACGATCTCGGAGCAGGGCTTCACGATCGACAACCCGAACGCTGCGGGGTCCTGCGCGTGCGGCGACAGCTTCCACTGA
- the ctaD gene encoding aa3-type cytochrome oxidase subunit I, with product MATTLPLQESAQGHRSTLPPRQAALMSATRVEQKGNIVVKWITSTDHKTIGYMYLIASVMFFMLGGVMALIIRAELFAPGLQIIPTKDQFNQLFTMHGTIMLLMFATPLFAGFANAILPLQLGAPDVAFPRLNAFAFWLYLFGSTIATAGFLTPQGAAAFGWFAYQPLANATFSPGAGGNLWMLGLGMSGFGTILGAVNFITTVITMRAPGMTMWRMPIFSWNTLITSILIIMVFPVLAAAILAAAADRVLGAHIYDSANGGVLLWQHLFWFFGHPEVYIIALPFFGIVSEIFPVFSRKPVFGYKTLVYATIAIASLSVSVWAHHMYVTGGVLLPFFSLMTMLIAIPTGVKIFNWIGTMWRGSITFETPMVFSIGFLTSFVFGGLTGVILASPPLDFFLSDSYFLVAHFHYVVFGTVVFAMFAGFYFWWPKWTGKMLNERLGMVHFWMLFIGFHMTFLIQHWAGVDGMPRRYADYAPSDGWTWMNEVSTIGAMLLGSSMIPFLLNVWITARNAPRVTVNDPWGYGASLEWATSCPPPRHNFTSIPRIRSERPAFDLNHPEVMEPAGAALVGAGASGEAK from the coding sequence ATGGCGACCACGCTCCCATTGCAGGAGTCCGCACAAGGCCACAGATCCACGCTGCCTCCGCGCCAGGCGGCGCTGATGAGCGCCACCCGCGTGGAGCAGAAGGGCAACATCGTCGTCAAGTGGATCACCTCCACTGACCACAAGACGATCGGCTACATGTACCTGATCGCCTCGGTGATGTTCTTCATGCTCGGCGGGGTGATGGCGCTGATCATTCGCGCCGAGCTGTTCGCGCCGGGACTGCAGATCATCCCGACGAAGGACCAGTTCAACCAGCTGTTCACGATGCACGGCACGATCATGCTGCTGATGTTCGCGACGCCGCTGTTCGCCGGCTTCGCCAACGCGATCCTGCCTCTGCAGCTGGGTGCGCCGGATGTCGCCTTCCCGCGCCTGAACGCGTTCGCGTTCTGGCTGTACCTGTTCGGCTCGACGATCGCGACGGCCGGGTTCCTCACGCCGCAGGGCGCCGCGGCGTTCGGGTGGTTCGCCTACCAGCCGCTGGCCAATGCCACGTTCTCGCCGGGAGCCGGTGGCAACCTGTGGATGCTCGGCTTGGGCATGAGCGGGTTCGGCACGATCCTGGGCGCCGTGAACTTCATCACGACCGTCATCACGATGCGCGCCCCCGGCATGACGATGTGGCGCATGCCCATCTTCTCCTGGAACACGCTGATCACCAGCATCCTGATCATCATGGTCTTCCCGGTGCTCGCCGCCGCGATCCTCGCCGCTGCCGCCGACCGCGTGCTCGGGGCCCATATCTACGACTCCGCCAACGGCGGTGTCCTGTTGTGGCAGCACCTGTTCTGGTTCTTCGGCCATCCGGAGGTCTACATCATCGCGCTGCCGTTCTTCGGTATCGTGTCCGAGATCTTCCCGGTGTTCAGCCGCAAGCCCGTCTTCGGCTACAAGACGCTGGTGTATGCCACGATCGCCATCGCGTCGCTGTCGGTGTCGGTGTGGGCGCACCACATGTACGTGACCGGTGGCGTGCTGCTGCCCTTCTTCTCGCTGATGACGATGCTGATCGCCATTCCGACGGGTGTGAAGATCTTCAACTGGATAGGCACGATGTGGCGCGGCTCGATCACGTTCGAGACGCCGATGGTCTTCTCGATCGGGTTCTTGACCTCGTTCGTGTTCGGTGGCCTGACCGGCGTGATCCTGGCCTCGCCGCCGCTGGACTTCTTCCTGTCCGACTCCTACTTCCTGGTCGCGCACTTCCACTACGTGGTCTTCGGCACGGTGGTGTTCGCGATGTTCGCCGGCTTCTACTTCTGGTGGCCGAAGTGGACCGGCAAGATGCTCAATGAGCGCCTCGGCATGGTGCACTTCTGGATGCTGTTCATCGGCTTCCACATGACGTTCCTGATCCAGCACTGGGCCGGTGTGGACGGCATGCCCCGCCGCTACGCGGACTACGCGCCGTCGGACGGCTGGACCTGGATGAACGAGGTGTCGACGATCGGCGCGATGCTGTTGGGTTCGTCGATGATCCCGTTCCTGCTGAACGTGTGGATCACCGCACGCAACGCGCCGAGGGTGACGGTGAACGACCCGTGGGGCTACGGTGCGTCGCTGGAGTGGGCCACGAGCTGCCCGCCGCCGCGGCACAACTTCACCTCGATCCCGCGCATCCGCAGCGAGCGCCCGGCGTTCGATCTGAATCACCCGGAGGTCATGGAGCCGGCCGGTGCCGCGCTGGTCGGCGCGGGGGCAAGTGGAGAGGCGAAGTAA
- the trpD gene encoding anthranilate phosphoribosyltransferase — protein sequence MAELISWPQVLTTLLEGRDLSVWEATWAMREVMAGRATPSQLGGFLIGLRKKGETVDEIVGFRDAILEAALPLPVDADVLDIVGTGGDRVGTVNISTMSAIVAAASGVPVVKHGNKAASSSSGSSDVLAALGLDLSLEPDKVAETLRRTGLTFAFATAFHPGFRHAGPTRAELGVPTVFNFLGPLCNPARAEANAVGVAQLDRVPLITGVFRTRGATALVFRGDDGLDEMSTTGHSRVWEVSLGDIHEHDIYPPDLGIPLAELADLIGGDPQHNAEVVRRTLAGQTGPVRDIVLLNAAAGLVAYRLFRDPVQVQRPILERLGEAVKVAAQTIDSGAAATKLDEWIATTNSFSH from the coding sequence ATGGCAGAACTCATTTCGTGGCCGCAGGTCCTGACGACTCTTCTGGAAGGCCGTGATCTGAGCGTCTGGGAGGCGACCTGGGCGATGCGCGAGGTGATGGCCGGGCGCGCCACCCCCTCGCAGCTGGGCGGATTCCTCATCGGACTGCGCAAGAAGGGCGAGACCGTCGACGAGATCGTCGGGTTCCGCGACGCGATCCTCGAAGCGGCCCTGCCGCTGCCGGTGGATGCCGATGTCCTGGACATCGTCGGAACGGGCGGCGACCGAGTGGGAACGGTCAACATCTCGACGATGTCGGCGATCGTGGCGGCGGCATCCGGTGTTCCCGTCGTCAAGCACGGCAACAAGGCGGCCAGTTCATCGTCGGGCTCGTCCGACGTTCTTGCGGCGCTGGGTCTCGATCTGTCTCTGGAGCCCGACAAGGTCGCCGAGACGCTGCGGCGGACCGGGCTGACGTTCGCGTTCGCCACGGCCTTCCATCCCGGGTTCCGCCACGCCGGCCCCACGCGCGCCGAGCTGGGCGTGCCCACTGTCTTCAACTTCCTCGGCCCGCTGTGCAACCCGGCCCGCGCCGAGGCGAACGCTGTGGGCGTGGCGCAGCTGGACCGGGTGCCCCTGATCACGGGCGTGTTCCGCACCCGCGGTGCCACAGCGCTGGTGTTCCGCGGCGATGACGGCCTAGATGAGATGAGCACCACCGGGCACAGCCGCGTGTGGGAGGTCAGCCTCGGCGACATCCACGAGCACGACATCTACCCGCCTGACCTCGGCATTCCTCTGGCGGAACTGGCCGATCTGATCGGCGGGGATCCGCAGCACAACGCCGAGGTCGTCCGTCGGACGCTGGCCGGGCAGACCGGGCCGGTGCGCGACATCGTGCTGCTGAACGCGGCTGCAGGCCTGGTCGCCTACCGGCTGTTCCGCGATCCCGTGCAGGTGCAGCGGCCGATCCTGGAGCGTCTGGGCGAAGCGGTGAAGGTCGCCGCGCAGACGATCGACAGCGGTGCCGCGGCGACCAAGCTCGATGAGTGGATCGCCACGACGAACTCGTTCTCGCACTGA
- a CDS encoding dipeptidase, whose protein sequence is MTSELSRPQAVRDAADSGIPSALADLGSLVRIPSVAFAGFDRAHVQRSAEAVRELMEGIGLFERVEIRDAAIPGTEERGMPAVLATRAARNGRPTILLYAHHDVQPVGDEGLWTSSPFEPTVRDGRLYGRGAADDKAGIMVHVGALRALRAALGDDLDLGIAVFIEGEEEAGSRSFAQFLADNADALRADVIVVADSGNWDAVTPAVTVSLRGNARFTLKVRTLEHASHSGMFGGAVPDAMMATVTLLATLWDDAGAVAVEGLAVRDAATPDYSEATLRDEAGLPQGVQPIGRDSILSRIWNKPSITVTGIDAPSVVNASNTLSPEVSVVISARIAPGQSARDAYEALAAHLRAHAPFGAQLEFVDVDFGDGFLVDTSGWAVQDARAAMQDGYGVAPVDLGVGGSIPFISDLVREFPDAQILVTGVEDPHARAHSPNESLHLDTFRHALLSEALLLERLDAREM, encoded by the coding sequence ATGACATCTGAGCTGTCCCGACCCCAAGCCGTCCGCGATGCCGCGGACAGCGGCATCCCTTCAGCATTGGCCGACCTGGGAAGTCTCGTGCGCATCCCGTCGGTCGCTTTCGCGGGCTTCGACCGCGCACATGTGCAGCGCTCCGCCGAGGCGGTGCGCGAGCTCATGGAAGGCATCGGACTGTTCGAGCGTGTCGAGATCCGCGATGCGGCCATCCCCGGAACCGAGGAGCGTGGCATGCCCGCGGTGCTGGCCACGCGCGCAGCCCGCAACGGCAGGCCGACCATCTTGCTGTACGCGCACCACGACGTGCAGCCGGTCGGAGACGAAGGGCTCTGGACGTCGTCGCCGTTCGAGCCGACAGTGCGCGACGGCCGCCTGTACGGGCGGGGGGCCGCCGACGACAAGGCCGGCATCATGGTGCACGTCGGCGCACTGCGGGCTCTGCGGGCGGCGCTGGGAGACGATCTCGATCTCGGCATCGCCGTGTTCATCGAGGGAGAAGAAGAGGCAGGGTCCCGCTCGTTCGCACAGTTCCTCGCCGACAACGCCGATGCGCTGCGAGCCGACGTGATCGTGGTCGCCGACTCGGGCAACTGGGATGCCGTGACCCCGGCGGTCACCGTCTCGTTGCGCGGCAACGCCCGCTTCACGCTGAAGGTGCGCACTCTCGAGCACGCGTCGCACTCGGGCATGTTCGGGGGAGCGGTGCCCGACGCGATGATGGCGACGGTGACGCTTCTGGCGACGCTGTGGGACGACGCGGGCGCCGTCGCCGTCGAGGGCCTCGCCGTGCGCGACGCGGCGACCCCGGACTACTCGGAGGCGACGCTGCGTGATGAGGCAGGACTTCCGCAGGGGGTCCAGCCCATCGGGCGCGACAGCATCCTCAGCCGCATCTGGAACAAGCCGTCGATCACCGTGACCGGCATCGATGCGCCCAGCGTCGTGAACGCCTCGAACACGCTCAGCCCCGAGGTCAGCGTCGTCATCAGTGCCCGGATCGCCCCCGGGCAGTCCGCCCGTGACGCGTACGAGGCGCTCGCAGCGCATCTGCGTGCGCATGCGCCGTTCGGCGCCCAACTCGAGTTCGTCGATGTCGACTTCGGGGACGGATTCCTCGTCGACACCAGCGGCTGGGCCGTGCAAGACGCGCGCGCGGCCATGCAGGACGGATATGGCGTCGCGCCGGTGGACCTGGGCGTGGGCGGCTCCATTCCCTTCATCTCCGACCTGGTGCGCGAGTTCCCCGACGCCCAGATCCTGGTCACCGGTGTCGAAGACCCGCATGCGCGGGCCCACAGTCCGAACGAATCGCTGCACCTGGACACTTTCCGTCACGCACTGCTGTCCGAAGCGCTGCTGCTGGAACGGCTGGACGCCCGCGAAATGTGA
- the qcrB gene encoding cytochrome bc1 complex cytochrome b subunit, giving the protein MSTASATSRFQEDAKEKPLGGRFVGWASNYIDERTSLSGFVKELGRKIFPDHWSFMLGEIALWSFVVILLSGTFLTFFFQASQVETHYMGSYIPMRGVEMSAALDSTLRLSFDIRGGLLVRQIHHWAALVFIAGIGVHMLRVFFTGAFRKPRELNWVIGFILFVLAMGEGFTGYSLPDDLLSGNGLRIIDGMVKGLPLIGTWTSFLLFGGEFPGDQIVGRLYTLHILLLPAILVGLLVLHLMLMVINKHTQFAGPGRQNSNVVGYPMMPVYMSKMGGFFFITFGVIVLIASLFTINPIWNYGPYDPSPVSAGTQPDWYIGFADGALRLVPPHLEFVWLAHTWSFNIILPVLVLVVFILLVMIYPFIEAWVTGDRREHHIAQRPRNAATRTGIGVAGVIFYAVLWAAASSDLIATHFSLTMEGVIHSLQALLILGPIVGYFVAKRIAIALQKKDREIVLHGYESGRIVRLPGGEFVEVHRPVEHFDRFKLVDYETYQPLIVRPNAKGRIGFWQNVRAGMSRWFFEDRLSPVTQGQLDAAVEHQHHTLAEMTTVADAEIQAAHERAGHPEAPLHVAGIDGKTGEIPVVATTVLAEDEPEGDGKK; this is encoded by the coding sequence TTGAGTACCGCATCCGCCACCTCCCGGTTCCAGGAGGACGCCAAGGAGAAGCCGCTGGGCGGCCGCTTCGTCGGTTGGGCATCCAACTACATCGATGAGCGCACGAGCCTCTCCGGCTTCGTGAAGGAACTCGGCCGCAAGATCTTCCCCGACCACTGGTCGTTCATGCTCGGCGAGATCGCGCTGTGGAGCTTCGTCGTGATCCTGCTCTCGGGCACGTTCCTGACGTTCTTCTTCCAGGCATCGCAGGTCGAGACGCACTACATGGGCTCGTACATCCCGATGCGCGGGGTCGAGATGTCCGCAGCATTGGATTCGACGTTGCGGTTGTCGTTCGACATCCGTGGCGGACTGCTCGTGCGGCAGATCCACCACTGGGCGGCGCTGGTGTTCATCGCCGGCATCGGCGTGCACATGCTGCGTGTCTTCTTCACGGGGGCGTTCCGCAAGCCCCGTGAGCTGAACTGGGTGATCGGCTTCATCCTGTTCGTCCTCGCCATGGGCGAAGGCTTCACCGGATACTCGCTGCCCGACGATCTGCTCTCGGGCAACGGCCTGCGCATCATCGACGGAATGGTCAAGGGCCTGCCGCTGATCGGCACCTGGACCTCGTTCCTGCTGTTCGGCGGTGAATTCCCGGGCGACCAGATCGTGGGTCGCCTCTACACGTTGCACATTCTGCTGCTGCCGGCGATCCTGGTCGGGCTGCTCGTGCTGCACCTCATGCTGATGGTCATCAACAAGCACACGCAGTTCGCCGGCCCCGGCCGCCAGAACAGCAACGTCGTGGGCTACCCGATGATGCCCGTCTACATGTCGAAGATGGGCGGCTTCTTCTTCATCACCTTCGGTGTGATCGTGCTGATCGCATCGCTGTTCACGATCAACCCGATCTGGAACTACGGCCCGTACGACCCGTCTCCTGTCTCGGCGGGCACCCAGCCCGACTGGTACATCGGCTTTGCCGACGGCGCTCTGCGTCTCGTGCCCCCGCATCTCGAGTTCGTCTGGCTCGCCCACACCTGGTCGTTCAACATCATCCTGCCGGTGCTGGTGCTGGTGGTCTTCATCCTCCTGGTGATGATCTACCCGTTCATCGAGGCCTGGGTCACCGGTGACAGGCGCGAGCACCACATCGCTCAGCGCCCCCGCAACGCCGCAACGCGGACGGGCATCGGCGTGGCCGGCGTGATCTTCTACGCAGTGCTGTGGGCCGCCGCCTCGTCGGACCTCATCGCCACGCACTTCTCGCTGACGATGGAGGGTGTGATCCACAGCCTCCAGGCTCTGCTGATCCTCGGACCGATCGTCGGATACTTCGTCGCCAAGCGCATTGCCATCGCGCTGCAGAAGAAGGATCGTGAGATCGTGCTGCACGGGTACGAGTCCGGCCGCATCGTGCGACTGCCCGGTGGTGAATTCGTCGAGGTGCACCGCCCCGTCGAGCACTTCGACCGATTCAAGCTCGTCGACTACGAGACCTACCAGCCGCTCATCGTGCGTCCGAACGCGAAGGGTCGGATCGGCTTCTGGCAGAACGTCCGGGCGGGGATGTCACGGTGGTTCTTCGAGGATCGCCTGAGCCCGGTGACGCAGGGACAGCTCGATGCGGCCGTGGAGCATCAGCACCACACACTGGCCGAGATGACCACTGTCGCCGACGCCGAGATCCAGGCCGCGCACGAGCGCGCCGGTCACCCTGAGGCGCCGTTGCACGTGGCCGGCATCGACGGCAAGACCGGTGAGATCCCCGTCGTGGCCACGACCGTCCTCGCCGAGGACGAGCCTGAGGGCGACGGCAAGAAGTAG
- the qcrA gene encoding cytochrome bc1 complex Rieske iron-sulfur subunit: protein MAHEEDPLEHERASWKPSPGLAVAVPDPVQNSELAPHRERTTDTDPAAMNRAVRTVYTLFYLSVAASIWAVAAYLIFPIEDGQVVAIRHNNMFIGLGIALALLAVGIGAIHWSKAIMSDKEFVEPRHATRGRDATREASIKAFADANEESGFGRRAMVRNSMFAALVASLVPGIVLFRGLAPHSSPSEPHAGDPVYLLSHTMWKKGMRLAHDPSGVPIKASDVTLGSAFHVIPEDLAKLTPSEGYLDQKAKAIVLLMRLPVDQLHPAPGRENWGFDGIVAYSKVCTHVGCPVALYEQQTHHLLCPCHQSQFDVSHNAEVIFGPAARPLPQLPIEVDSEGYIVAKSDFHEPVGPSFWERH from the coding sequence ATGGCACACGAGGAAGACCCGCTCGAGCACGAGAGGGCTTCGTGGAAGCCCTCCCCCGGGCTCGCCGTCGCGGTCCCCGACCCGGTGCAGAACAGCGAGTTGGCGCCGCATCGCGAGCGGACCACCGACACGGACCCGGCCGCCATGAACCGCGCCGTCCGCACGGTCTACACGCTGTTCTACCTGTCGGTGGCCGCCAGCATCTGGGCGGTGGCCGCATACCTGATCTTCCCGATCGAAGACGGCCAGGTCGTCGCCATCCGCCACAACAACATGTTCATCGGACTCGGCATCGCCCTGGCGCTGCTGGCGGTCGGCATCGGCGCGATCCACTGGTCCAAGGCGATCATGTCCGACAAGGAGTTCGTCGAGCCTCGGCACGCGACCCGTGGTCGTGACGCGACCCGCGAGGCATCCATCAAGGCGTTCGCAGACGCGAACGAAGAGTCGGGCTTCGGCCGTCGCGCCATGGTGCGCAACTCGATGTTCGCCGCGTTGGTGGCCTCTCTCGTTCCGGGGATCGTCCTGTTCCGCGGTCTCGCGCCGCACAGCTCACCGTCCGAGCCACACGCCGGCGACCCGGTCTATCTGCTCAGCCACACCATGTGGAAGAAGGGGATGCGCCTCGCGCACGACCCGAGCGGTGTTCCGATCAAGGCGTCCGACGTCACGCTCGGTTCGGCGTTCCACGTGATTCCCGAAGATCTGGCGAAGCTCACTCCGAGCGAGGGCTACCTCGACCAGAAGGCCAAGGCGATCGTGCTGTTGATGCGTCTGCCCGTCGACCAGCTGCACCCGGCACCGGGACGTGAGAACTGGGGCTTCGACGGCATCGTCGCCTACTCCAAGGTCTGCACGCACGTCGGCTGCCCGGTCGCGCTGTACGAGCAGCAGACCCACCACCTGCTCTGCCCGTGCCACCAATCGCAGTTCGATGTCTCGCACAACGCTGAGGTCATCTTCGGCCCGGCGGCGCGCCCGCTGCCGCAGCTGCCGATCGAGGTCGACAGTGAGGGCTACATCGTCGCCAAGAGCGACTTCCACGAACCCGTCGGTCCGAGCTTCTGGGAGCGTCATTGA
- a CDS encoding cytochrome c oxidase subunit 4, producing MRANAGIWWVICAFFVVMSIVYTIWSILPHPDLPWNHGVEWVGTIALLFVGFMAALIAFYIGRVHHAQGGELPADIPTADIDDGDPEVGEFSPWSWWPLVLAFSAGIAILGLAIGTWMMPIGVAVFVVAIVGWVYEYYRGYFAR from the coding sequence ATGCGTGCGAATGCTGGTATCTGGTGGGTCATCTGTGCATTCTTCGTGGTGATGTCGATCGTCTATACGATCTGGAGCATCCTGCCCCACCCGGACCTGCCGTGGAACCACGGGGTGGAGTGGGTCGGCACGATCGCACTGCTGTTCGTCGGCTTCATGGCCGCACTCATCGCGTTCTATATCGGTCGGGTGCATCACGCACAGGGTGGCGAACTGCCCGCAGACATCCCGACCGCCGACATCGACGACGGTGACCCCGAAGTCGGCGAGTTCTCGCCGTGGTCCTGGTGGCCGCTGGTGCTTGCCTTCTCGGCAGGTATTGCGATCCTAGGTCTCGCGATCGGCACGTGGATGATGCCGATCGGTGTGGCCGTGTTCGTCGTCGCGATCGTCGGCTGGGTCTACGAGTACTACCGCGGGTACTTCGCGCGCTGA
- the ctaC gene encoding aa3-type cytochrome oxidase subunit II yields the protein MPSKRRLRWLALPVGGAAAVLLAGCTSTQLHGYLPGFADPNAKPATNRTDMVASLWTNSWIVLLVVGLITWGLMLWAMIAYRRRKGQTGLPVQLRYNMPIEIFYTVIPLILVAGMFSFTARDQTIIETQDQHPDVSVVAIGKQWSWDFQYNGQASDNSDAVWSMGTQAQPDKNGNVDQDALPTLYLPVDKTVRIDLESRDVAHSFWVIDFLYKKDLYIGRDNSWSFTPTREGTYQGKCAELCGEYHSAMLFRVKVVSAAEYQQHLTELRDEGNTGDITDGYDRLGNEPGTGAQNKGNN from the coding sequence GTGCCCTCGAAACGTCGCCTGCGCTGGCTCGCTCTCCCGGTGGGGGGTGCCGCGGCCGTTCTGCTGGCCGGATGCACGTCCACCCAGCTACACGGGTATCTGCCCGGGTTCGCGGACCCGAACGCGAAACCCGCGACCAACCGCACCGACATGGTCGCCTCGCTGTGGACCAACTCGTGGATCGTGCTGCTCGTGGTCGGTCTGATCACGTGGGGCCTCATGCTGTGGGCGATGATCGCCTACCGTCGTCGCAAGGGTCAGACGGGCCTGCCGGTGCAGTTGCGCTACAACATGCCGATCGAGATCTTCTACACGGTGATCCCGCTCATCCTCGTGGCCGGCATGTTCTCATTCACCGCACGTGACCAGACGATCATCGAGACGCAGGATCAGCACCCCGACGTGTCGGTCGTGGCGATCGGCAAGCAGTGGTCGTGGGACTTCCAGTACAACGGCCAGGCCTCTGACAACTCCGACGCCGTCTGGTCGATGGGCACGCAGGCACAGCCCGACAAGAACGGCAACGTCGACCAGGATGCGCTGCCCACGCTGTACCTTCCCGTCGACAAGACCGTGCGCATCGACCTCGAGTCGCGTGACGTCGCGCACTCGTTCTGGGTCATCGACTTCCTGTACAAGAAGGACCTCTACATCGGCAGGGACAACTCGTGGTCGTTCACCCCGACCCGCGAAGGCACCTACCAGGGCAAGTGTGCGGAGCTGTGCGGCGAGTACCACTCGGCCATGTTGTTCCGCGTCAAGGTCGTGAGCGCGGCTGAATACCAGCAGCATCTGACGGAACTGCGCGACGAGGGAAACACCGGCGACATCACGGACGGTTACGACCGGCTCGGCAACGAACCCGGTACTGGCGCTCAGAACAAGGGGAACAACTGA